The Salinirubellus salinus genome segment GCACCAGCAGCGTCACGATGGTGAGCAACAGGACGGCCAGCAGGACGACCCAGGCCCCGGTGCGGGCCTCGGGGTCGAACGCACGGGCGAGGAGGCCGGCCTGCGCGACGAGGATGGCGCCCACCACGAAGACCCAGAAGGCCGTCGGGAGGGCCTCGTAGAGCGATATCTCGTAGCCGGGCGCGGGACCGACGAACAGCAGCGTGAGGACGGCGGCCACGAGGAGCCAGAGGCTCACGGCCGCCAGCACCTTCACCCGTCGGTCACCGGTCACGTCCATCTCGCACCACCGTAGATTCGGATACTGCATAGTAAACTCCAGGCTAAACGGGGGTGAAACGCGGCCACGCGAGCCCCGTCGCTCGGGACGCGCCCACCCACCCCCCAGCTCGGCCGACAACCACAAATCACGGGGGTGTGTACCCCCCGGACGTGTCCACCGACCTCGACACCGTCCGGAGCCCGCGTGAGCAGACGCTCCGCTGGTCCGGGGTCTGGGTGCTGTTCGCCGTCGTGTTGCTCGCCGCGTTGCAACTGCTGACGCTCGAACTGTTCTTCGTCGTCGCGTACATCGGCGTCCTCGCCATCAGCGGCGTCTACGCCCCACGGCCCCCTGCGCCGCGCTGGTGGCGACGGCTCAGGCTCCTGCTGGCGGCGGGGTTCGTCGTCCTCGCGTACGTCGTCGTCGAACAGGCCCTGCAGTTCCTCTGACCGGGAGACGGCGCTCACGTCGCCACTCCGTCGTCCCCGTCTACGTCCACCCAGATGTGGGCCGCGCGATGCGCGGTCTCCGTCGACGGTGACGGGGGCGCGTCCCCGACGTACAGGAGGTACGTCAGCCGGAGGTCCTCGCCGGTCAGCGCGCCGGTCGGTGTCACGTCGTGGGGGCCCTGCCAGTCCTCGCCGGCGGCGAGCGACCGCTGGAACCGGTCGAGTTCGGCCGACTCGACGACGCGGCCGTCGTCGTCCAGCCGCTGGAGTTCGACGACCACGGTGTACTCGGCGGCGCGCTCCTCGTGGTTCGCGATCTCGACGTAGAGCGTCTCTGACTCCTCGGCGACCAGCGTCTCGGGGTAGTCACGTGCCACCAGGTCGCCGTCCGGGCTCTGGGTCAGCAGGCCGAAGCCGGTGAAGCGCTCGCCGTTCGTGGGGACGCCCACCGCGGCGGCCAGCCCCACTGTCGCCACCACCAACCCGGCCACGAGGGCGACGTTCAGGGCGATGTCGAAGCGGTCCGTGCCGTCCACGGCCGTCGGGTCGTCGCTCGCCCGGCCGTCGGTCCGGAGCCACGTCCAGAGGGTCCCGAGCCAGGTGCCGACTCGGAGCCCGAACCGGCGGGCAGCCGGTCGCTGCAGGCGACGGTACGCGGCCACTGCGGCCGCGAGGACGGTGAAAGCGGCGAGCGTCGGCAGCACAGTCCCGACCTGGATGCCCGCGGGCGAGAAACTGTGGAGGATGCCGGCCAGCGGCGTGACGAACAGGCTCAATCCGACCGTCAGTACGAGGCGTGCCCCCGGCTCGATGTTGTACAGCCCGTCGACGGCCCCCTCGGTGTGGTCCTCGAGGGACCGCTCGGGGAACAGCGCCGCGACGAGGGCGTACCCGGGGAGGACGAAGACGAACAGGGCACCGAGGACCACCCGGAGCGGCGAGGGAGCCCCCCCGCCGAGCGCGAGGGTCAGGAGCGCGAGGGCAACCACCGCCACGAGGTCGACGGGCAGTCGCTGGGAGAGCGTCGCGTCCACCGCTGTGTTCGTCGTTCGGGTCACTGGAATCAGTACGGAGGTGATGCACATAAGGTCGGAGTTGGTGTGCGCTCACGGGAGAAGGTATATGTCCGCCACCGCTCAAAAAGGAGGAGAAGCAGTCCGTGTCACCGACGAGAAAGGGTGTACAAGAGTGAGTGGGAACGATACCGAGACAGACCCGGTCGACGAGCGCGCGACGGCGGCGACGCAACTCCTCGCCGGTGAGGCAGTGAAGACGAGCGGTCCCGACACCGAGCGGTCCCGGCGCCGTGGCCAGCGACGCGAGCGGGAATCCGGACGGACCGTCGCGGGTCAGGACCGCCGGTCGGTCGGCTGGGCCGTCGCGTTCGCCGTCCTCGGCCTCGCGGCGGCCGCCGTGTCGGCCGCCGGCCTCGTCGCTCCCGAGACGCAGGGTATCGTCGCCGCGCTGGGTGGGGCCGGCGTGTTCCTCTCGTTGCTGACGCTCGCGCTCTCGCCGACGACACACGACGGCCGCGAGACGGCGCTGTTCGAGCGTGTCGCAGGCAACTACGAACGGGCCGCGGCCGACCTCGGCCTCGCCACGGCGCACTACTACGTCCCGACCGGCGGCGAGCCGCCGGTCAGGCTGTTCCGTCCGCGCGAGGCCGACGCGCCGGTCCCGTCGGTCGACAAACTGTCCGCGACGTTCGTGGGCCGGCGCGACGCGGGTGGGCTGCTCGGGCTGGCGCTGGACCCGAGCGGGCTCGCCCTGCTGGATGAGGTGGACGCGGACCTGCCCGACGAGCCACTGACGCTCGCCGGCGAGCTCTGCGGGGCGGCGGTCGACCGGATGGAGGTTGCCGAGATCGCCCAGCCGAACGTGGACGTCGACACCGGCCGGGCGACGGTGGCGTTCCGCGGGACGGCCTACGGCTCCATCGAGCGGTTCGACCACCCCGTCCGCTCGTTCGTCGGCGTCGGTCTCGCACTCGGGTTGGACCGGCCGGTCCGGACGGAGGTCGTCGAGACGCCGGACGGGGAGTTCCGCATCCGGTACACCTGGCAGACGAGGTGAGGTGAGCGCGCTCGCTGCGCTCGACGGTACTCAGACCCCCAGCGACTGCACCCGGCGTGCGAGCCGGTGGGTGGTCGTCCCGCCCGCGGCCGCGAAGAGGTACGGGTAGAACCGCGACTCCAGCGGGTAGGCCAGCACCGCCCGGAGGAAGTAACGCCGGGCCTCGGGGTAGTGACCGGTGGCGAACGCGTCGGTGCCGGCGCGGAACGCGGCCCAGCCCCGGAGGCGCCGGGCGGCCCGCCCCGAGAACTCGGGGGCGTGTTTCTCGACGAACCGCCGGTGGCTCTCGTCGGTCCGGTCGAAGCTCTCCGAGAGGCGGTCTGCCGAGGTGAAGTCGTACTCGACGAGCGGCTCAGGTAGGCGGACGAACCTGGTCACCCGCGAGAGCCGCAGGAACCAGTCGAGGTCCTCCCACGCCGGCATCGCTGCGTCGAACGGGTGCTCGCGGGCGAGGGCGGTCCGCACGCAGACGACCGACATCGAGCCGACGACGTTCCGGCAGGCGAGTTCACCCGTCAGGTCCGCGTCGGCCACGTCGGGCGGGACGTGCTCGCGCCGGCCGTCGGGCCGGAGTTCGACCGTGCCGGTGTAACAGAGGCCGGCGTCCGGGGCGGCCTCGAGAGCCGTGACCTGCCGGCCCACCTTCTCGGGGCGCCACGCGTCGTCGTCGTCGAGGAAGGCGACGTACGCCCCGCGGGCCGCCTCGACCCCCGTGTTCCGGGCCGCGCCGGCCCCCGAGTGGCCCCCCTCGCGGCGGTAGACGACTCGCTCGAGGGTGTCGGTGTCGAGGTGGGCGAGCAGGTCCACCGCGCGCTCGGCGGGGTTGTCGTCCACGACGACGAGTTCGAGCGGGCGGTAGGTCTGCGCGAGGACGCTCTCGACGGCTCGGACCAGCCCCTCGGGGCGGGAGTGGGTGGGGACGACGCAGGTGACGAGCGGTCGCTCGCCGCCGTCTCCGTCTCCGGCCCCGCTCTCGCCGTCCCGAGCGGCCCCGACCATCTCAGCGCGCCTCGTTGTACCAGACGTCGACGTGCTGGTCCGGCTCGTAGGACTTGCCGAGGATGTCGAGTCGGCCGTCGCCGTCGACGTCGACCAGTTTCGCCTCGTGGGTGGCGACACCACGGGCGACCGTCCGCTCGTCGAACGTCCCGTCGCCGTTGCCGAAGAAGACGACGTGCTCGGGGTCCGCGTTCGTCCCCAGACCCATCTCCGCGACGTAGATGTCGAGGTTGCCGTCGCCGTCCACGTCGGCGACCTGGACCGTGTGGGGACAGAACATCTCCTCGCGCAGCGTGTGCATCTCCCACTCGCCGTCGACCCGGTCGAACCACGCGACACGGCCGGGGCGGTGCGGTTCGAGGTGCGGGCTGTCGCCCTCCGTGAGGACGATCTCCGGTTCGTCGTCGCCGTCGACGTCACCGACGGCGACGCGGGCCCAGTACCACTCCTCGACGAGGGTCTCGCGCTCCCAGTGGCCGTCGACCTGCTGGTAGACGTGCGGGCCGGCGACGAGCTCGTTCTCGCCGTCGCCGTCGAGGTCGGCGATGGCGAGGCCCTCCAGTCGCTCGCCCTCGTCGATGACGTGGCGGCACTCGGCGGGCCAGGGTTGCTGGGTCGGGTCCTCCGGGAGGTCGAGGTAGAACAGGATCTTCGACTCCTGTGAGGCGGCGACCAGCTCCATTTCGCCGTCGTTGTCGACGTCACCGAACGCGATGTCGTGGTAGACCATGAACTCGTCGTGGATGGTGCGCCGAGTCCAGGTGTCGCGGGGGTCGGCCGGCTGTTCGTACCAGTAGAGGTTCCGGCCCCCCCAGCCCTGCGCGACGACGAGGTCGAGTCGGCCGTCGCCGTTCACGTCGAACAGGGCGTTGGCGAACACGCGCTCGTCGAGGCCACGGGAGATGGTGTGGCGCTTCCACTCGCCTCCGGTCGGGCCGGGGTTCTCGTACCAGAAGACGTAGTCCTCGAGGAACCAGAGCGCCCGCTGGAGGACGGGGAGGTTCCGCGAGACGCGGTCGCCGATGCCGGGGAGCGAGACGGGCAACCGGACCTCCTCGGCACCCATCCCGCCGACGACGAGGTCGGGGTAGCCGTTGCCGGTGAGGTCGGCCGGGAGACAGACCGACAGCCGACCGGAGGGCGGCGCGTCGTCGATGGTCTCGTGTCGGAACCGGAGGGGTATCTCCACGCTCGGTTCGGTGGGTGTCTGCATCATCGGTTTCAGGTTCCCCGTGTACGGACATTAGTAGGCACCGACAAACGGGGGTCGGACGCGGACGCGATCTCCGCCGGTGTCGACCGTCTCGGGGCCGTTACCCTCTGGATTCCGTGATTATTCGGCCTATATCTAATACCCTCGGTGCCCCTCTGTAGAGCGTGAACTCCCCGTCCCGTCGTCAGCCCACCGCCCCGTCCAGCGGAGACCGGCGATGAGTCCCCGTCGGTGGCTCCGAGCGCTACGGTCCGCGCTCACCCCCGGCGGGAGCGTGACCCGGCTCTCGCTGACGAGCGGCGTCTGGATGGGGCTGACGAAGTTCGGCACCCGCGGCGTCCAGCTGGCGATGGTCGTCATCCTCGCGAACCTGCTGACGCCGACGGCGTTCGGTATCGCGGGCGTGGCGTTCATCGTCGCCAGCCTGCTGAACCGGTTCTCGCAACTCGGCATCGACGCCGCGCTCGTCCAGAACGTCGAGGAAGACGTCGACCGCTACCTCGATACGGTGTTCGCGCTGAACGTGGCCCGCGGCGTGGTGCTCGCGGGCCTGCTCGTACTGGTGGCGCCGCTGGCCGCCCGCCTGTTCGACACGCCGATGGTCGCCGCCCTGCTGCCCGTGATGGCCATCAGTCCGCTCGCGGCCGGCCTGCGCAACCCCGGCCTGGTCTACTTCACGAAGGACCTGCAGTACCACAAGCGGTTCCTCTACGAGACGAGTTCCAGCGTGATGCAGTTCGTCGTCGCCGTCGGCGTCGCGCTATACGAGCCGACGGTGTGGGCGCTCATCTACGGGTTCGTCACCACGGGCGTCGTCTCGATGGTCGCCTCGTACCTCCTGCACGACTACCGGCCGAGCCTCGGTTTCGAGCGCGACCTCGCGGTCGAACTCGTCGGCTACGGCAAGTGGATGCTCGGCGCGCACGTCCTCAACTTCCTGATGGACGAGGGCGACGACGCACTCGTCGGCATCCTGCTGGCGCCGGCGGCGCTGGGGTTCTACCAGATGGCCCACCGCATCGGCAACACGCCCGCCACCGAGGTAACCCACGTCGTCTCCGACGTGACCTTCCCGGTCTACTCGAAGATACAGTCGGACCTCTCGGCGATCCGGACGGGACTGATGCGGGCGGTGCAGGTGTCGATGCTCGTGGCCGCGCCGCTCGCGCTCGGGATGGTCGCCATCGCGCCGACGTTCGTCGAGGCGTTCCTCGGCGAGTCGTGGCTGCCGATGATCGTGCCGATGCAACTGCTGGCGCTCTATGGACTGCTCCACGCCTACTCCGCCTCGTTCGGCTCGGTCTGGAAGGCGCTCGCCCGGCCCGACTTCCTCACCAAGGTCCCGCTGGTCGTCCTCGTGTTCACGTTCGCCGGCATCTGGCCGGTGACGGAGGCCTACGGCATCGCCGGGACCGCGGCGTGGGTGCTCCTCGTCCGACTGCTGGTGGCGACGCCGCTCGACACCTACGTCACGGTTCGGATGCTCGACATGGGCGTGTTCCCGCTGCTCCGGGCCGCGGCGTACCCGACGACGGCGGCGGGGACGATGGCCGCGGCCGTCCTGCTCGTGCAGGACCGACTCGTGCTCGGGTCGTCGATGCTCGAGTTCGCCGTCCTCCTCGCGGTGGGCGTCCTGACGTACGCGGCGGCGGTCGCGCTACTGGAGACGCAACTCGGCTGGGGGCTCCGCGCGGAGGTACGCGAGGTCCGCCGGGCCATCTGAGTGACGTGCTCTCGCCCCGTCGTGTCGGCTTTCCCTCGGCTAACCGCTCCATAACTTTACTCGGTTCTCGCCTCTCGAATCACGATGATCACCGACGCCACCACGGAGCGAGCGCGGAACGTCGTCCTCGTCACGTTCGACAGCGTCCGCGCCGACCACTGTGGGTTCGTCGACCCGGCGTCGTCGCTGACGCCGGAACTCGACGCCATGGCCGAGCAGGGCACCGCTTTCAGTCGGGCGGTGGCCTCCTCCTCACGGACCCCGACCTCCGTCCCGGAGCTGCTGACGGGCGTCCCGATGCCCCACCGCGACGCCGACTCGCAGACCGGCGAGATGGCCCGCATCCGCGAGCACGTCACCAGTTACGAGACGGTGGCAGCCCGGTTCGCCGAGCGCGGCTACACCACCGCCGGCTTCTCCGCGAACCCGTGGACCGGCGACGGGACGGGCTTTCCCGACGCGTTCGAGCGGTTCGACCAACTCGACCAGGGTGGCGAGTACACCCGCCTCTACCGGACGCTGATGCCGTTCGTCACCGGCACCGCCGCGGGCGTCGTCGTCTACTACCTCGACTCGTGGCTCCGCAAGACCGGGAGCTTCTCGCAGTGGGAGGCGTTCGCCGAGGACCTGTTCGCCACCATCGACCGCCTGCCCGAACCGTACTTCGTCTGGGTGTTCCTGATGGACGCGCACAACCCCTACATCGTCCCGAAGCGCGACCGGGTGGAGAACTCCACGCTCGACATGTACTACGGGATGCTGCGCGGGAACTCGCAGTTGCGTCACTCCTCGGGCGAGAGCTACCTCGCCGACGACCTCCCGCCGAGCGTCGAGAAGCGCGTGGTCCGGGCCTACCGTGACTCGGTCCGGTCGGTCGACCGCTTCGCCGGGGAACTCCGCCAGCGGGTCGACACGAGCGACACGAGCGTCGTCTTCCACGCCGACCACGGCGAGGCGTTCAAGGAACACGGCACCTACGGCCACCAGAACGCCCTCTATCAGGAGAACGTCCACGTCCCGCTGCTGGTCTACGGGGCCGACGCCGAGGCGGGTCGGGTCGTCGAGGACCCCGTCTCGCTCCGGTCGATGCCGGACCTCCTGCTCTCGCTCGGGGCCGGCGAGGGGGTCCCCGTCGACGAACTGACGGCGGGGCCCGTCGTCTCGCGGACCGCCTCGGGCGACACGCTCGCGGTGTCGACGCGCCGCTGGAAGTACATCGTCGGCCCCGACGGCGCCGAACTGTACGACCTCGAGGCGGACCCCGAGGAGCGACGGAACGTCGCGGACGAGCACCCCGAGGTGTGTGCCGACCTCGACCGCGACCTCGGGGCGTACCGCGCGACGGTGCCGGAACTCGACGCGGCGGCCGAGGCGGCGGCCGCGCGCGAGGACGACGACATCGGCGACGAACTCCGGAGCCACCTCCAGACGCTCGGATACGTCGACTGACGGCCGCCCCGGGCCGCCGAGCCGGGTGGCCGCGCTCGCCGGAACGTCGCGGATTTATGAGGGCCGGGCCTCGCATTGACGGTATGACTGAGGACACGGACCCGGTCGTGGTCGAGGCCATCCGGACACCGCAGGGCAAGCGCGACGGCGTGTTCGCCGACGTGACCAGCGAGCAGCTGTCGGTGCCGCTCGTGGACGAGATACTGGCCCGGACCGGGTTGACCGGCGAGGACGTCGACGACGTGAAGTGGGGCTGTGCGCGCCCCGAGGGCGAGCAGGGCTCGAACATCGCCCGCGTCATCGCGCTCACCTCCGAACTCGGCGAGACCGTGCCGGGGACGACCGTCGACCGACTCTGTGCCTCCTCCGCGGAGGCCATCATGAGCGCGGCCGACTCCATCCGCGCCGGCTCGCGCGACTGCATCGTCGCCGGCGGCGTCGAGAACATGACCCGCGTCCAGCGGAAGGAGGAGATCGACGTCTACGAGGGCGTCCAGGCGCGCTACGACGTGGACGACCTCTGGATGGGGTCGACGGCCGAGGCCGTCGCCGAGCGCTACGACATCAGCCGCGAGGAGCAGGACGCCTACGGGGCACGCTCCCAGCAGCGTGCCGTCGCCGCCACCGAGGAGGAGAGGTTCGACGACGAGATACTCCCCATCCACAACGGCGAGGAACTCGTCGAGGTCGACGAGGGCCTGCGCCCCGGCACGACGAAGGAGTCAATCTCGGGGCTCCCGCCCGCGTTCCAGGAGGACGGCACGGTCACGGCGGCCACGTCGTCGCAGATAAGCGACGGCGCGAGCGCCCTGCTGGTCACCTCGCGGGCGTTCGCCGACGAGCACGACCTCGACGTGCTCGCCGAGATCGGTGCGCACAACGTCGCCGGCGTGGACCCCGAGGTCATGGGTATCGGACCGGTTCCGGCCGTGGAGGGACTGATGGAACGCGCCGGCACCACCATCGAGGACTACGACCTCGTCGAGCTGAACGAGGCGTTCGCCTCGCAGACGCTCTACTGCCAGCGCGAACTCGGCATCCCGGACGACATCTTCAACGTGAACGGCGGGGCCATCGCCATCGGGCACCCGCTGGGCGCGAGCGGCGCGCGCCTGCCCGTGACGCTCGTCCACGAGATGCACGAGCGCGGCGCGGAACGTGGCCTCTCGACGCAGTGTGTCGGCTACGGACAGGGCGGCGCTATCGAGTTCTTCCTGCCGTAACGCCCCGGCCGTCAGGCCGCGTCGGCGCCGAACGCCGCCCGCGTCTCGTCGACGGCGTCCCGCTCGACGGCGACGGTCACGCGCCGCCCCGGCTCGAGGGTGGTCTCGCCGTCGGCCCGGTGGGTCCCGTCGACGGTGACGACCAGACACCCCTGCGGGAGCGCCGCGTCCGCGAGCGACCGGCCGACGACGGGGGCCTCCTCGCCCACGACGAGTTCGAGGACGTCCATCCCGCCGACGTGCTCGCGGACGGCGCTCCCCACGTCCGCCCCGAGCGCGTTCGCCGAGGCGGCGACGCTGGACGCGGTGACCAGTCGGACGTTCTCGAAGGACTCGCGGAACCCCTCGGGTTCGGTGCGCACCCGCGCGGCGAACCGGGCCTCCGGGACGAGCTCGCGGGCGACCACGAGCGCCTGCATGTTCGCCTCCCCGTCGGCGGTCAGCGCGCCGAACGCCGCCACGTCGCCCTCCAGCGCCCGCTCCAGTACCGGCGGGCTGGTCCCGTCGCCAGCCACCACCGTCAGTTCCACGTCCGACCGCTCGCGCAACCGCTCGCACTTCTCGGCGTCGCGTTCGACCAGTCGGACCTCGCGGCCCCGTGCGGCGAACAGTTCCGCCGTCCGGAAGCCGACCCGTCCGGCACCCACGATGACTATGGCTCCATCCATGTGTGGGGGTAACACGCGCAGGTGACTAATAGGTAACACGTCCGAAACCGGGCGGAGCGGGCCGGTGAGGAGCGAGTCGGGGGAGCGGGTCCAGACGCCGCCGCGGTCACTCGGTGAGGACGAGTTCGAGCGGGTGGTTCTGCTCGACGTCGAAGGCGATTCCGACCGAGAGGACGGTGCCGGCGGCGACGAACAGCACCGTCGTCAGCACGGCCGCGAAGAACCCCTCCACCAGCGTGAGCGGCAGGGCGACCGCGGCCACCGTCGCCAGCAGCGTCGCCAGCAGGCCGACGGTCCCGAACAGGTAACAGAGGACGGCGGGGTGGAAGTCGAGCACGAGGTAGCGGGCCTTCAGCCGGCGGACGAAGTTCCGCGCCAGCAGTGCCGACACCCGGGGGACGAACCGACGCAGGCGGATGCTGCTGCGTTCCTCGCCGTACACCGCCCGGTGGGGGACGTTCGCGACGCGCATCCCGTGGATGTTGAGCGTCGTGAGCGTGTCGTTGAGGAAGCCGTACTCGTCGTACAGCGACTCGTAGGGGATGCGCTCCAGCGTCTCCAGCGAGACGGCGGTGTAGCCGTTCTGCGAGTCGTTCATCTTCCAGTAGCCGCTGGCGAACTTCGTCATGATGGTGAGCGCGGCGTTGCCGACGAAGCGGAACCCGCTCATCCCCTCGCGGGTGTCGCGGGTGCGCATCCGGTCGCCCTTCGCGTAGTCCGCCCGGCCGTCGACGACCGGGTCGATGATACGGTGGAGCTCCTCGGGCGCCATCTGCCCGTCACCGTTCATGACGGCGACGACGTCCATGCGGTCGCCGTGGGCGTGTCG includes the following:
- a CDS encoding DUF1616 domain-containing protein; protein product: MTRTTNTAVDATLSQRLPVDLVAVVALALLTLALGGGAPSPLRVVLGALFVFVLPGYALVAALFPERSLEDHTEGAVDGLYNIEPGARLVLTVGLSLFVTPLAGILHSFSPAGIQVGTVLPTLAAFTVLAAAVAAYRRLQRPAARRFGLRVGTWLGTLWTWLRTDGRASDDPTAVDGTDRFDIALNVALVAGLVVATVGLAAAVGVPTNGERFTGFGLLTQSPDGDLVARDYPETLVAEESETLYVEIANHEERAAEYTVVVELQRLDDDGRVVESAELDRFQRSLAAGEDWQGPHDVTPTGALTGEDLRLTYLLYVGDAPPSPSTETAHRAAHIWVDVDGDDGVAT
- a CDS encoding glycosyltransferase family 2 protein codes for the protein MVGAARDGESGAGDGDGGERPLVTCVVPTHSRPEGLVRAVESVLAQTYRPLELVVVDDNPAERAVDLLAHLDTDTLERVVYRREGGHSGAGAARNTGVEAARGAYVAFLDDDDAWRPEKVGRQVTALEAAPDAGLCYTGTVELRPDGRREHVPPDVADADLTGELACRNVVGSMSVVCVRTALAREHPFDAAMPAWEDLDWFLRLSRVTRFVRLPEPLVEYDFTSADRLSESFDRTDESHRRFVEKHAPEFSGRAARRLRGWAAFRAGTDAFATGHYPEARRYFLRAVLAYPLESRFYPYLFAAAGGTTTHRLARRVQSLGV
- a CDS encoding FG-GAP repeat domain-containing protein, with product MMQTPTEPSVEIPLRFRHETIDDAPPSGRLSVCLPADLTGNGYPDLVVGGMGAEEVRLPVSLPGIGDRVSRNLPVLQRALWFLEDYVFWYENPGPTGGEWKRHTISRGLDERVFANALFDVNGDGRLDLVVAQGWGGRNLYWYEQPADPRDTWTRRTIHDEFMVYHDIAFGDVDNDGEMELVAASQESKILFYLDLPEDPTQQPWPAECRHVIDEGERLEGLAIADLDGDGENELVAGPHVYQQVDGHWERETLVEEWYWARVAVGDVDGDDEPEIVLTEGDSPHLEPHRPGRVAWFDRVDGEWEMHTLREEMFCPHTVQVADVDGDGNLDIYVAEMGLGTNADPEHVVFFGNGDGTFDERTVARGVATHEAKLVDVDGDGRLDILGKSYEPDQHVDVWYNEAR
- a CDS encoding lipopolysaccharide biosynthesis protein, with amino-acid sequence MSPRRWLRALRSALTPGGSVTRLSLTSGVWMGLTKFGTRGVQLAMVVILANLLTPTAFGIAGVAFIVASLLNRFSQLGIDAALVQNVEEDVDRYLDTVFALNVARGVVLAGLLVLVAPLAARLFDTPMVAALLPVMAISPLAAGLRNPGLVYFTKDLQYHKRFLYETSSSVMQFVVAVGVALYEPTVWALIYGFVTTGVVSMVASYLLHDYRPSLGFERDLAVELVGYGKWMLGAHVLNFLMDEGDDALVGILLAPAALGFYQMAHRIGNTPATEVTHVVSDVTFPVYSKIQSDLSAIRTGLMRAVQVSMLVAAPLALGMVAIAPTFVEAFLGESWLPMIVPMQLLALYGLLHAYSASFGSVWKALARPDFLTKVPLVVLVFTFAGIWPVTEAYGIAGTAAWVLLVRLLVATPLDTYVTVRMLDMGVFPLLRAAAYPTTAAGTMAAAVLLVQDRLVLGSSMLEFAVLLAVGVLTYAAAVALLETQLGWGLRAEVREVRRAI
- a CDS encoding sulfatase-like hydrolase/transferase, whose amino-acid sequence is MITDATTERARNVVLVTFDSVRADHCGFVDPASSLTPELDAMAEQGTAFSRAVASSSRTPTSVPELLTGVPMPHRDADSQTGEMARIREHVTSYETVAARFAERGYTTAGFSANPWTGDGTGFPDAFERFDQLDQGGEYTRLYRTLMPFVTGTAAGVVVYYLDSWLRKTGSFSQWEAFAEDLFATIDRLPEPYFVWVFLMDAHNPYIVPKRDRVENSTLDMYYGMLRGNSQLRHSSGESYLADDLPPSVEKRVVRAYRDSVRSVDRFAGELRQRVDTSDTSVVFHADHGEAFKEHGTYGHQNALYQENVHVPLLVYGADAEAGRVVEDPVSLRSMPDLLLSLGAGEGVPVDELTAGPVVSRTASGDTLAVSTRRWKYIVGPDGAELYDLEADPEERRNVADEHPEVCADLDRDLGAYRATVPELDAAAEAAAAREDDDIGDELRSHLQTLGYVD
- a CDS encoding thiolase family protein — protein: MTEDTDPVVVEAIRTPQGKRDGVFADVTSEQLSVPLVDEILARTGLTGEDVDDVKWGCARPEGEQGSNIARVIALTSELGETVPGTTVDRLCASSAEAIMSAADSIRAGSRDCIVAGGVENMTRVQRKEEIDVYEGVQARYDVDDLWMGSTAEAVAERYDISREEQDAYGARSQQRAVAATEEERFDDEILPIHNGEELVEVDEGLRPGTTKESISGLPPAFQEDGTVTAATSSQISDGASALLVTSRAFADEHDLDVLAEIGAHNVAGVDPEVMGIGPVPAVEGLMERAGTTIEDYDLVELNEAFASQTLYCQRELGIPDDIFNVNGGAIAIGHPLGASGARLPVTLVHEMHERGAERGLSTQCVGYGQGGAIEFFLP
- a CDS encoding NAD-binding protein gives rise to the protein MDGAIVIVGAGRVGFRTAELFAARGREVRLVERDAEKCERLRERSDVELTVVAGDGTSPPVLERALEGDVAAFGALTADGEANMQALVVARELVPEARFAARVRTEPEGFRESFENVRLVTASSVAASANALGADVGSAVREHVGGMDVLELVVGEEAPVVGRSLADAALPQGCLVVTVDGTHRADGETTLEPGRRVTVAVERDAVDETRAAFGADAA
- a CDS encoding glycosyltransferase family 2 protein; its protein translation is MYEGQTVGVVVTAYNEEGLVGRVIETMPEFVDRVYAIDDGSTDGTWNEILEHADDVEVEGVETPSTDDPVPVPTTGEGMVTDGSGYATSVPFVLGIKHARNRGYGATVKTGYRHAHGDRMDVVAVMNGDGQMAPEELHRIIDPVVDGRADYAKGDRMRTRDTREGMSGFRFVGNAALTIMTKFASGYWKMNDSQNGYTAVSLETLERIPYESLYDEYGFLNDTLTTLNIHGMRVANVPHRAVYGEERSSIRLRRFVPRVSALLARNFVRRLKARYLVLDFHPAVLCYLFGTVGLLATLLATVAAVALPLTLVEGFFAAVLTTVLFVAAGTVLSVGIAFDVEQNHPLELVLTE